The Sphingomonas astaxanthinifaciens DSM 22298 genome has a segment encoding these proteins:
- a CDS encoding ATPase has translation MPQFDQIAEIYASQLFWLAIFFGLIFVIVGLGMVPKIQGTVDQRNDRIAADLATAASARETADKLEADYRAALDKSRAEAARVAAEAKAAAAQATEARVKAADGEAQGRLEAALQRIAEARSSAQAEIEQVAADAAAAMVSRVAGLTVDEGTARAAVQQELVHG, from the coding sequence ATGCCTCAATTCGATCAGATCGCCGAAATCTATGCGTCGCAGCTGTTCTGGCTGGCGATCTTCTTCGGCCTGATCTTCGTGATCGTGGGTCTCGGCATGGTGCCGAAGATCCAGGGCACGGTCGATCAGCGTAACGATCGGATCGCGGCCGACCTCGCGACCGCCGCATCGGCGCGCGAGACCGCGGACAAGCTCGAGGCGGACTATCGGGCCGCCCTCGACAAGAGCCGGGCCGAAGCCGCGCGCGTCGCGGCCGAGGCCAAGGCGGCCGCCGCCCAGGCGACCGAAGCCCGAGTCAAGGCTGCCGACGGCGAAGCGCAGGGCCGGCTCGAAGCCGCGCTCCAGCGGATCGCCGAAGCGCGGTCCTCGGCCCAGGCCGAGATCGAACAGGTCGCGGCCGATGCCGCCGCCGCGATGGTCAGCCGGGTCGCCGGCCTGACCGTCGACGAAGGCACCGCGCGTGCCGCCGTCCAGCAGGAACTCGTCCATGGCTAA
- a CDS encoding ATP synthase subunit B — MANAAQQLATTEVEANVEHQVDPKALGFDATMLVALAMAVVVALMLWKKVPAAIGRALDGKIAGIKAQLDEAAALRAEAEQIKAEYEAKAAASESEAKAMLERAAHEAEAIRIKAEADAAALVERRARMAEDKIAAEERAAVQQLRAAAADAATKAAARIIADKHDAGADKALIDQAIAGIR; from the coding sequence ATGGCTAATGCCGCCCAGCAGCTCGCCACCACCGAGGTGGAAGCCAATGTCGAGCATCAGGTCGACCCCAAGGCGCTCGGCTTCGACGCGACCATGCTGGTCGCGCTGGCGATGGCGGTGGTCGTCGCGCTGATGCTGTGGAAGAAGGTTCCGGCCGCGATCGGCCGCGCCCTCGACGGCAAGATCGCGGGCATCAAGGCCCAGCTCGACGAGGCCGCCGCGCTGCGCGCCGAGGCCGAGCAGATCAAGGCCGAATATGAGGCCAAGGCCGCGGCGTCCGAGAGCGAGGCCAAGGCCATGCTCGAGCGCGCCGCCCACGAGGCCGAGGCGATCCGCATCAAGGCCGAGGCCGATGCCGCCGCGCTGGTCGAGCGCCGCGCCCGCATGGCCGAGGACAAGATCGCCGCCGAGGAGCGCGCCGCCGTGCAGCAGCTTCGCGCCGCCGCCGCCGACGCCGCCACCAAGGCCGCCGCCCGCATCATCGCCGACAAGCATGACGCCGGCGCGGACAAGGCGCTGATCGACCAGGCCATCGCCGGCATCCGCTAG
- the paaZ gene encoding phenylacetic acid degradation bifunctional protein PaaZ, whose amino-acid sequence MKTAQLLNYARDQWTPGDAASLVELPSAIDGSPVALTGSGGLDFGGMARFARETGGPALRAMTFHQRARMLKALGLAILARKEELYELNYATGATRKDGWIDIEGGAGTLLSFSSKGRRELPDAQVLLDGPVEPLSKSPHFIGQHVYTPLQGVAVHINAFNFPVWGMLEKLAPTILAGVPAIVKPASATAWLCEAAFRVMIEAGVLPPGAVQLVVGGVGDLFDHLTGQDVVSFTGSAATALKLRTHPVIQRESVKFIAEQDSLNASLLGPDAAPGTLEFDLFVAEVVNEMTVKAGQKCTAIRRAMVPTPFLDAAEQAIAARLAALPVGDPRDKGTGMGALVSQAQRDSVREAIAAITAAGARVAAGDPEGRIGPDGGAFMAPVLLRADDPWACAAAHDVEPFGPVATLMPYADLADAVSLANRGMGSLALSLFTNSGEAAREFVAGAGAFHGRMLVIDRTNGKDSTGHGSPLPVLVHGGPGRAGGGEEMGGVRGVTHYMQRTALQGSPAMIAAITGQYIPGGPKHVIEAHPFRKRMSELHIGDTLRTRSRTVTIEDIEHFAHFTGDTFYAHMDEEAAKASPIFEGRVAHGYLILSFAAGLFVDPDPGPVLANTGLENLRFLTPLYPGDSMRVELTVRSKSLKSEETGVVRWAVEIFNQKDELVATYDLLTENVP is encoded by the coding sequence ATGAAAACCGCCCAGCTCCTCAATTACGCCCGCGACCAGTGGACCCCCGGCGACGCCGCCAGCCTCGTCGAACTGCCGAGCGCCATTGACGGCAGCCCGGTCGCGCTGACCGGCTCGGGCGGGCTCGACTTCGGCGGCATGGCCCGCTTCGCCCGCGAGACCGGCGGTCCCGCGCTCCGGGCGATGACCTTCCACCAGCGCGCGCGGATGCTGAAGGCGCTCGGCCTCGCCATCCTTGCGCGCAAGGAAGAGCTGTACGAGCTCAACTATGCCACCGGCGCGACCCGCAAGGACGGCTGGATCGACATCGAGGGCGGCGCGGGCACCCTCCTCTCCTTCTCGTCCAAGGGCCGCCGCGAGCTTCCCGACGCGCAGGTCCTGCTCGATGGGCCCGTCGAGCCGCTGTCGAAGTCGCCGCACTTCATCGGCCAGCACGTCTACACCCCGCTGCAGGGCGTCGCGGTTCACATCAACGCGTTCAACTTCCCCGTCTGGGGCATGCTCGAAAAGCTCGCCCCGACCATCCTCGCCGGCGTCCCCGCCATCGTGAAGCCGGCGAGCGCCACCGCCTGGCTGTGCGAAGCCGCCTTCCGGGTGATGATCGAGGCGGGCGTGCTTCCCCCCGGCGCCGTGCAATTGGTGGTGGGCGGGGTCGGCGACCTGTTCGATCATCTGACCGGCCAGGACGTGGTGAGCTTCACCGGCTCGGCCGCGACTGCGCTCAAGCTGCGCACCCACCCGGTGATCCAGCGCGAGAGCGTCAAGTTCATCGCCGAGCAGGACAGCCTGAACGCCTCGCTTCTCGGCCCCGACGCCGCCCCCGGCACGCTCGAATTCGACCTGTTCGTCGCCGAGGTCGTCAACGAGATGACGGTCAAGGCGGGCCAGAAGTGCACCGCCATCCGCCGCGCGATGGTGCCAACGCCCTTCCTCGACGCCGCCGAGCAGGCGATCGCGGCCAGGCTTGCCGCGCTCCCCGTCGGCGACCCGCGCGACAAGGGAACGGGCATGGGCGCGCTCGTCAGCCAGGCCCAGCGCGACAGCGTCCGCGAGGCGATCGCTGCCATCACCGCGGCCGGCGCGCGGGTGGCGGCGGGCGATCCCGAGGGCCGGATCGGGCCCGACGGCGGCGCCTTCATGGCCCCCGTCCTGCTCCGCGCCGACGACCCCTGGGCCTGCGCCGCCGCGCATGACGTCGAGCCCTTCGGGCCCGTCGCGACGCTCATGCCCTATGCCGATCTCGCCGACGCGGTCAGCCTAGCCAACCGCGGCATGGGCAGCCTCGCCTTGTCGCTCTTCACCAATTCGGGCGAGGCGGCGCGCGAGTTCGTCGCGGGCGCGGGCGCTTTCCATGGGCGGATGCTGGTCATCGACCGCACCAACGGCAAGGATTCCACCGGCCACGGCTCCCCCCTCCCCGTCCTCGTCCATGGCGGCCCGGGCCGCGCCGGCGGCGGCGAGGAGATGGGCGGGGTGCGCGGCGTCACCCATTACATGCAGCGCACCGCGCTTCAGGGCTCGCCGGCGATGATCGCGGCGATCACCGGCCAGTATATTCCCGGCGGGCCCAAGCATGTCATCGAGGCGCATCCCTTCCGCAAGCGGATGAGCGAACTCCACATCGGCGACACGCTCCGGACCAGGAGCCGCACCGTCACCATCGAGGACATCGAGCATTTCGCCCATTTCACCGGCGACACCTTCTACGCCCACATGGACGAGGAAGCGGCCAAGGCCTCGCCGATCTTCGAGGGCCGCGTCGCCCACGGCTATCTCATCCTGAGCTTCGCCGCCGGCCTGTTCGTCGACCCCGATCCGGGCCCCGTGCTCGCCAACACCGGCCTCGAAAACCTGCGCTTCCTGACCCCGCTCTATCCGGGCGATTCGATGCGGGTCGAGCTGACGGTGCGGAGCAAGAGCCTCAAGAGCGAGGAAACCGGCGTCGTCCGCTGGGCGGTCGAGATCTTCAACCAGAAGGACGAGTTGGTCGCGACCTACGACCTGCTGACGGAGAACGTGCCCTGA
- a CDS encoding CAP domain-containing protein gives MVLGLALAVAASAVTPALPPRQTDGLAQRLLAVHNQARAEVGAPPLVWDEELARSAASYGPRLAAIGRLVHSPREERPGQRENLAMDLDWRGTPESLATMWVDEKKIFTPGLFPAVTRTGRWEDVAHYTQMIWKGTTHVGCAIHDENGWRYLICRYSPPGNKDGKPVP, from the coding sequence ATGGTCCTGGGACTCGCCCTTGCCGTGGCCGCCTCGGCGGTGACGCCCGCCCTGCCGCCGCGGCAGACGGACGGCCTCGCCCAGCGCCTGCTCGCGGTCCACAACCAGGCCCGCGCCGAGGTCGGCGCGCCGCCCCTGGTCTGGGACGAGGAACTGGCGCGGAGCGCGGCGAGCTACGGCCCGCGGCTGGCGGCGATCGGGCGGCTGGTCCATTCCCCGCGCGAGGAGCGCCCCGGCCAGCGCGAGAACCTCGCGATGGACCTCGACTGGCGCGGCACGCCCGAAAGCCTCGCGACCATGTGGGTCGACGAGAAGAAGATCTTCACCCCCGGCCTCTTCCCCGCGGTCACCCGCACCGGGCGGTGGGAGGATGTCGCACATTACACGCAGATGATCTGGAAGGGCACGACCCACGTCGGCTGCGCCATCCATGACGAAAATGGCTGGCGCTACCTGATCTGTCGCTATTCGCCGCCCGGCAACAAGGACGGCAAGCCGGTCCCCTAA
- the paaG gene encoding 2-(1,2-epoxy-1,2-dihydrophenyl)acetyl-CoA isomerase PaaG gives MTEPTILVQESGGVARLTLNRPDRLNSFTAAMHGELRDALDRVADTARVIVLTGAGRGFCAGQDLNDRAVAPGQTVDLGETVEASWNPLIRRLATLPQPVIARVNGVAAGAGANVALACDLVVAGRSAKFIQSFANLGLIPDSGGSWHLPRLVGQARALGLALTAEPLPAEKAADWGLIWKCVDDDALDAEVDALAAKLASLPPLGLAAIKKIIRTTGERTLDQELDLQRDEMRRLGFTEDYREGVAAFLEKRPAVYKGR, from the coding sequence GTGACCGAGCCCACAATCCTCGTCCAAGAATCCGGCGGCGTCGCGCGCCTGACCCTCAACCGCCCCGACCGGCTCAACAGCTTCACCGCCGCCATGCACGGCGAATTGCGCGACGCCCTCGATCGCGTTGCCGACACAGCTCGCGTGATCGTGCTGACCGGCGCGGGGCGCGGCTTCTGCGCCGGTCAGGACCTCAATGACCGCGCGGTCGCGCCGGGCCAGACGGTCGATCTCGGCGAGACCGTCGAGGCCAGCTGGAACCCGCTGATCCGCCGCCTCGCCACGCTGCCTCAGCCGGTCATCGCGCGGGTCAACGGGGTCGCCGCCGGGGCCGGCGCCAATGTCGCGCTCGCCTGCGACCTCGTCGTCGCGGGCCGGTCGGCAAAATTCATCCAGAGCTTCGCCAACCTCGGGCTCATCCCCGACAGCGGCGGCAGCTGGCACCTGCCGCGACTGGTCGGCCAGGCCCGCGCGCTCGGCCTCGCGCTCACCGCCGAACCCTTGCCCGCCGAGAAGGCCGCCGACTGGGGCCTCATCTGGAAATGCGTCGATGACGATGCGCTCGACGCCGAGGTCGATGCGCTGGCGGCGAAGCTCGCAAGCCTACCCCCGCTCGGCCTAGCCGCGATCAAGAAGATCATCCGCACCACCGGCGAGCGCACGCTCGACCAGGAGCTCGACCTCCAGCGCGACGAGATGCGCCGGCTGGGCTTCACCGAGGATTATCGCGAGGGCGTCGCCGCATTCCTCGAGAAGCGGCCGGCGGTCTACAAGGGCCGTTAG
- a CDS encoding PqqD family protein: MTRYRRSPDALSTEIGDDVVALQAARGFAFGMEGVTASVWQLLAAEPSEDEIIAALLEQYEVPEATCRSDVAALLADLETEGLIERVAA; this comes from the coding sequence ATGACCCGCTACCGCCGCTCCCCCGACGCCCTCTCGACCGAGATCGGCGACGACGTCGTCGCCCTCCAGGCCGCGCGCGGCTTCGCCTTCGGCATGGAAGGGGTGACCGCCTCGGTCTGGCAGCTGCTTGCCGCCGAGCCGAGCGAAGACGAGATCATCGCTGCCCTGCTCGAGCAATATGAAGTCCCCGAGGCGACCTGCCGCTCGGACGTCGCTGCCCTGCTCGCCGACCTCGAGACCGAGGGCCTGATCGAAAGGGTCGCCGCGTGA
- a CDS encoding ABC transporter transmembrane domain-containing protein, giving the protein MATTIASDDKPQGRSLGNLALVYRAAARYPGRIAGALLFLGISSAATLAIPRGFKEVIDRGFSSGTVSTPAVSQAFHYLLMIVLVLALATGLRFYFVSWLGERTVADLRRQVQRNLLTLPPRFFEENRPSEIASRLTADTAILEQVVGSSISFALRNFVTGVGGIVYLFVLSPKLAGLLLIAIPLLFGPIILFGRKVRTLSRDSQDRIADVGSNVSEVLGAMKIVQAFGQEKREEQRFADTVERAFATARTRMRLRAVMTVLLIGMFTSAIVLVIWEGAIDVAAGRMTGGDIAAFVFTGLLVGGAFAALSEIYGDLLRASGAAGRIAELIAARAEISAPASPVALPVPARGALTFDEVEFRYPTRPDQKALHGLSLAVAPGETVAVVGPSGAGKSTLFQLALRFYDPQGGRISFDGVDLRDCDPGDLRSRIALVPQETVIFAASARDNLRYGRWDASEAEIEAAARAANAHDFLTGLPQGYDTYLGESGARLSGGQRQRIAIARALLRDAPLLLLDEATSALDAESEASVQQALERLMESRTTVVIAHRLATVRAADRIIVMEEGRIVEEGNHASLTARGGLYARLARLQFDAAA; this is encoded by the coding sequence ATGGCCACCACAATCGCCTCTGACGACAAGCCGCAGGGCCGCAGCCTCGGCAATCTCGCGCTCGTTTACCGTGCCGCGGCGCGCTACCCGGGCCGAATCGCCGGGGCGCTCTTGTTCCTTGGCATCAGCTCGGCGGCGACGCTCGCCATTCCGCGCGGCTTCAAGGAAGTGATCGACCGCGGCTTTTCGAGCGGGACGGTCAGCACCCCCGCCGTCAGCCAGGCTTTCCACTATCTGCTGATGATCGTGCTGGTCTTGGCGCTCGCCACCGGCCTTCGCTTCTATTTCGTCTCCTGGCTGGGCGAGCGGACCGTCGCCGACCTCCGCCGCCAGGTGCAGCGCAACCTCCTGACCCTGCCCCCGCGCTTCTTCGAGGAGAACCGCCCGAGCGAGATCGCCTCGCGGCTGACCGCCGACACCGCCATTCTCGAGCAGGTGGTTGGCAGCTCCATCTCCTTCGCGCTGCGCAATTTCGTCACCGGCGTCGGCGGGATCGTCTACCTGTTCGTGCTGAGCCCCAAGCTCGCCGGGCTGCTGCTCATCGCCATTCCCCTCCTGTTCGGCCCGATCATCCTGTTCGGCCGCAAGGTCCGCACCTTGTCGCGCGACAGCCAGGACCGGATCGCCGACGTTGGCTCCAACGTCAGCGAAGTCCTCGGTGCGATGAAGATCGTCCAGGCCTTCGGGCAGGAGAAGCGCGAGGAGCAGCGCTTCGCCGACACCGTCGAGCGCGCCTTCGCCACCGCCAGGACCCGGATGCGGCTGCGCGCGGTGATGACCGTGCTCCTGATCGGCATGTTCACCAGCGCGATCGTGCTGGTCATCTGGGAAGGCGCGATCGACGTCGCCGCGGGCCGCATGACGGGGGGCGACATCGCCGCCTTCGTTTTCACCGGCCTGCTGGTCGGCGGGGCCTTCGCGGCGCTGAGCGAGATCTACGGCGACCTCCTTCGCGCCTCGGGCGCCGCGGGCCGGATCGCCGAGCTGATCGCCGCCCGGGCCGAGATTTCAGCGCCCGCCAGCCCGGTCGCGCTGCCCGTTCCCGCGCGGGGCGCGCTGACCTTCGACGAGGTCGAATTCCGCTATCCCACCCGCCCTGACCAGAAGGCGCTCCACGGGCTCAGCCTTGCGGTCGCGCCGGGCGAGACGGTGGCGGTGGTCGGCCCCTCGGGCGCGGGCAAGTCGACCCTCTTCCAGCTCGCGTTGCGCTTCTACGATCCCCAGGGCGGCCGCATCTCGTTCGACGGCGTCGACCTGCGCGACTGCGATCCCGGCGACCTCCGCAGCCGCATCGCGCTCGTTCCGCAGGAGACGGTGATCTTCGCCGCCAGCGCGCGCGACAATTTGCGCTACGGCCGGTGGGACGCGAGCGAGGCCGAGATCGAGGCCGCCGCCCGCGCCGCCAATGCCCACGACTTCCTGACGGGACTGCCGCAGGGCTACGACACTTATCTCGGCGAGAGCGGCGCGCGCCTGTCGGGCGGGCAGCGCCAGCGCATCGCCATCGCCCGCGCGCTGCTCCGCGATGCGCCGCTGCTGCTCCTCGACGAGGCGACCAGCGCGCTCGACGCCGAGAGCGAGGCGTCGGTCCAGCAGGCGCTCGAGCGGCTGATGGAAAGCCGGACTACCGTGGTCATCGCCCACCGCCTGGCGACCGTCCGCGCCGCCGACCGGATCATCGTCATGGAGGAAGGCCGGATCGTCGAGGAAGGCAATCACGCGAGCCTGACCGCGCGCGGCGGGCTCTATGCGCGGCTTGCCCGGCTCCAGTTCGACGCCGCCGCATGA
- a CDS encoding polyhydroxyalkanoate depolymerase produces the protein MLYDAYEVQRSWLAGASQLANFGSNWWSSSANPLSYHGMSGIVAASLDVFAHAAAPRGKPEFAIKSVELDGKALAVREEIVDRLPFGQLKHFVKEGAPKDQPRLLIVAPMSGHFATLLRGTVERMLPGHDVFITDWRDAKHVPMKDGGFDLDDYIDYLVRWLEKVGPGAHMLAVCQPSVPAYAAVALMNAAKHPATPRSLTMMGGPIDTREAPTAVNTLATERPHAWFQQNVVCTVPNMYPGGGRKVYPGFLQLAGFMTMNLGSHLISHWEMFKHLVEGDEESADNTRAFYDEYRSVADMTAEFYLQTVDTVFQRHLLPKGEMLHRGTRVDPQAITRTALLAIEGERDDISGVGQTKAALKLAKGLAADKKKYLLAKGVGHYGIFNGRKWRERIAPVVEKFIADND, from the coding sequence ATGCTCTACGACGCCTATGAAGTGCAGCGGTCCTGGCTGGCGGGGGCAAGCCAGCTTGCGAATTTCGGCTCCAACTGGTGGAGCAGCAGCGCCAACCCCCTGAGTTATCACGGGATGAGCGGGATCGTCGCGGCGAGCCTCGACGTCTTCGCCCATGCCGCCGCGCCGCGCGGCAAGCCCGAATTCGCGATCAAGAGCGTCGAGCTCGACGGCAAGGCGCTGGCGGTCCGCGAGGAGATCGTCGACCGGCTGCCGTTCGGCCAGCTCAAGCATTTCGTGAAGGAGGGCGCGCCCAAGGACCAGCCGCGCCTGCTGATCGTCGCGCCCATGTCGGGCCATTTCGCGACCCTGCTGCGCGGCACGGTCGAGCGGATGCTGCCCGGCCACGACGTCTTCATCACCGACTGGCGCGACGCCAAGCACGTGCCAATGAAGGACGGCGGCTTCGACCTCGACGATTACATCGACTATCTCGTCCGCTGGCTCGAGAAGGTCGGCCCCGGCGCGCACATGCTGGCGGTCTGCCAGCCGAGCGTTCCCGCTTATGCCGCGGTGGCGCTGATGAATGCCGCCAAGCACCCCGCGACCCCGAGGAGCCTCACCATGATGGGTGGGCCGATCGACACGCGCGAGGCGCCGACCGCGGTCAACACGCTGGCGACCGAGCGGCCGCATGCCTGGTTCCAGCAGAACGTCGTCTGCACTGTCCCCAACATGTATCCGGGCGGCGGGCGCAAGGTTTATCCGGGCTTTCTCCAGCTCGCCGGCTTCATGACGATGAACTTGGGCTCGCACCTCATCAGCCACTGGGAGATGTTCAAGCATCTGGTCGAGGGTGACGAGGAAAGCGCCGACAACACCCGCGCCTTCTACGACGAATATCGCTCGGTCGCCGACATGACGGCCGAATTCTATCTCCAGACGGTCGACACCGTCTTCCAGCGCCACCTGCTGCCCAAGGGCGAGATGCTGCACCGGGGGACACGGGTCGATCCGCAGGCGATCACCCGCACGGCGCTGCTCGCCATCGAGGGCGAGCGCGACGACATTTCCGGGGTTGGGCAGACCAAGGCGGCACTAAAGCTCGCCAAGGGGCTTGCGGCCGACAAGAAGAAGTATCTGCTGGCCAAGGGGGTCGGCCATTACGGCATCTTCAACGGCCGCAAGTGGCGCGAGCGGATCGCGCCCGTCGTCGAGAAGTTCATCGCCGACAACGACTGA
- a CDS encoding glycosyltransferase family 4 protein: protein MPAGPILLVANSSWNLAHQRAGLVRGLRAAGHRLEAVVPEGNADVPGLVTHRVPLIADGTAPLAELRSILALIRLFRAVQPAVVLSFTPKGNLYAGLAARATGVPLLPNVSGLGTGFIRGGLLLKVQAAMYREAFRGLPTIFFQNRDDATLFETKGLVRRGQVALLPGSGVDCRAFRATPLKPRAPGEAELLFVGRLLGDKGVRELAEAMRLLKPRHPGLRLTLLGELGAQNRTAIGADELAAWVAEGLVTHAGRTDDVRPHIAAADAVILPSYREGMPKALLEAAAMGRPLLAADVPGCREIVRDGMNGLLFEVRSATSIAEAVERFLAAGPAQWQQWGREARVIAEREYDERLVVAAYARQVIALTGKAA, encoded by the coding sequence GTGCCCGCCGGTCCGATCCTTCTCGTCGCCAACAGCAGCTGGAACCTCGCCCACCAGCGGGCGGGGCTGGTGCGCGGTCTGCGTGCCGCCGGGCATCGGCTCGAAGCGGTGGTGCCCGAGGGGAACGCGGACGTGCCGGGGCTGGTCACGCACCGGGTGCCGCTGATCGCCGACGGCACCGCGCCGCTGGCCGAGCTGCGCAGCATCCTCGCGCTGATCCGCCTGTTCCGGGCGGTGCAGCCGGCGGTGGTCCTCAGCTTCACGCCCAAGGGCAATCTCTACGCAGGCCTGGCGGCGCGAGCGACGGGCGTGCCGCTGCTTCCCAATGTCTCGGGACTGGGGACCGGCTTCATTCGCGGCGGCCTCCTGCTCAAGGTCCAGGCGGCGATGTATCGCGAGGCCTTTCGCGGCCTTCCGACGATCTTCTTCCAGAACCGCGACGATGCCACCCTTTTCGAGACCAAGGGGCTGGTCCGCCGCGGGCAGGTCGCGCTGCTTCCGGGCTCGGGGGTCGACTGCCGCGCCTTTCGCGCGACCCCGCTCAAGCCCCGCGCGCCGGGCGAAGCCGAGCTGCTGTTCGTCGGGCGGCTCCTGGGCGACAAGGGCGTGCGCGAGCTGGCCGAGGCGATGCGGCTCCTGAAACCCCGGCACCCGGGCCTCCGGCTGACCCTGCTCGGCGAGCTCGGCGCGCAGAACCGGACCGCGATCGGTGCCGACGAACTCGCGGCCTGGGTCGCCGAGGGCCTCGTCACCCATGCCGGGCGGACCGACGACGTCCGCCCCCATATCGCCGCCGCCGATGCGGTGATCCTGCCTTCCTATCGCGAAGGAATGCCCAAGGCGCTGCTCGAGGCCGCGGCCATGGGGCGCCCGCTGCTTGCCGCCGATGTTCCGGGCTGCCGCGAGATCGTCCGCGACGGGATGAACGGCCTGCTGTTCGAGGTCCGCTCGGCCACGTCCATCGCCGAGGCGGTCGAGCGCTTCCTCGCCGCCGGGCCGGCCCAGTGGCAGCAGTGGGGCCGCGAGGCGCGCGTGATCGCCGAACGCGAATATGACGAACGACTGGTGGTGGCGGCTTATGCGCGGCAAGTCATCGCCCTGACAGGAAAGGCAGCCTAG
- a CDS encoding metallophosphoesterase, with protein sequence MKGWRAYAVGDVHGCLDLLDKLLDEIVADHQARPNAKGLIVFLGDLIDRGPRSAGVIERLRTLALPGFQVVAIAGNHEEVLLRILDGQADQLAGWLRFGGAETLRSYGADASEIGKLAPADARARITSAIPHAHRDYLAACADSLRFGDYLFVHAGIRPGVAVEQQDLHDLRWIREPFLSDRRDHGVVVVHGHTISEAVEEVGSRIGIDTGAYQTGRLTALGIEGDRRWLIDTVDGFHESETLDV encoded by the coding sequence ATGAAGGGCTGGCGCGCCTATGCGGTGGGCGACGTCCACGGCTGCCTCGACCTGCTCGACAAGCTGCTCGATGAGATCGTCGCCGACCACCAGGCCCGGCCCAATGCGAAGGGGCTCATCGTCTTCCTCGGCGACCTCATCGATCGCGGACCGCGCTCGGCCGGGGTGATCGAGCGGTTGCGGACGCTGGCGCTGCCGGGGTTCCAGGTCGTCGCCATCGCCGGCAACCATGAGGAAGTGCTGCTTCGGATCCTCGACGGCCAGGCCGACCAGCTGGCCGGCTGGCTTCGCTTCGGCGGGGCCGAGACGCTTCGCAGCTATGGCGCCGACGCGTCCGAGATCGGCAAGCTCGCGCCGGCCGACGCCCGCGCCCGGATCACCAGCGCAATCCCGCACGCGCACCGCGACTATCTCGCGGCCTGCGCCGACAGCCTGCGCTTCGGCGACTATCTGTTCGTCCATGCCGGGATCCGTCCCGGGGTCGCGGTCGAGCAGCAGGACCTGCACGACCTGCGCTGGATCCGCGAACCGTTCCTGTCCGACCGGCGCGACCATGGCGTGGTCGTGGTCCACGGGCACACCATCAGCGAGGCGGTCGAGGAAGTCGGCTCGCGGATCGGAATCGATACCGGCGCCTATCAGACCGGGCGGCTGACCGCGCTCGGGATCGAGGGCGACCGGCGCTGGCTGATCGATACGGTCGACGGCTTCCACGAATCGGAGACACTTGATGTTTGA
- a CDS encoding SDR family oxidoreductase, translating into MFEALFASPGLAPRLEALRAAPRRWLVTGAAGFIGSNLVEALLRLDQQVIGLDNFATGHQRNLDELLAAVGPERAGGFRLVTGDIRDRATCAAVCAEADVVLHQAALGSVPRSLADPLTSHDVNVTGFLNMLDAARTAGVPRFVYAASSSTYGDEPNLPKREERTGNPLSPYAVTKLADEIYAAVYARSYGYKATGLRYFNVFGPRQDPHGAYAAVIPRWLDALLTGAPVTINGDGETSRDFCFVANAVQANLLAALGPDEVQGEVFNVAVGDRTSLNRLFALLKEGLAEHGRQLAVEPVYGDFRAGDVRHSEADIAKARNLLGYQPTHDIAAGLGEAMPWYLQQRAGPSD; encoded by the coding sequence ATGTTTGAGGCTCTGTTCGCGTCGCCCGGCCTCGCGCCCCGGCTGGAAGCGCTGCGCGCCGCCCCGCGCCGCTGGCTGGTGACCGGCGCCGCCGGCTTCATCGGCTCGAACCTGGTCGAGGCGCTGCTTCGCCTCGACCAGCAGGTGATCGGGCTCGACAATTTCGCGACCGGCCACCAGCGCAACCTCGACGAACTACTCGCCGCGGTCGGACCGGAGCGGGCAGGGGGCTTCCGCCTCGTCACCGGCGACATCCGCGACCGCGCGACCTGCGCCGCGGTCTGCGCCGAGGCCGACGTCGTCCTCCACCAGGCGGCGCTGGGCTCGGTCCCGCGCTCGCTCGCCGACCCGCTGACCAGCCACGACGTCAACGTCACGGGCTTTCTCAACATGCTCGACGCGGCGCGCACCGCCGGTGTCCCGCGCTTCGTCTATGCCGCCTCGTCCTCGACCTATGGCGACGAACCCAATCTGCCCAAGCGCGAGGAGCGGACCGGCAATCCGCTGTCGCCCTATGCGGTGACCAAGCTCGCCGACGAAATCTATGCGGCCGTCTATGCCCGGAGCTATGGCTACAAGGCGACGGGCCTGCGCTATTTCAATGTCTTCGGCCCGCGCCAGGACCCGCATGGCGCTTATGCCGCGGTAATCCCGCGGTGGCTCGACGCCCTGCTGACCGGCGCGCCGGTGACGATCAACGGCGACGGGGAAACCAGCCGAGACTTCTGTTTCGTGGCCAATGCGGTCCAGGCCAATTTGCTCGCGGCGCTTGGTCCCGACGAGGTCCAGGGCGAGGTGTTCAACGTCGCGGTCGGCGACCGCACCAGCCTCAACCGGTTGTTCGCGCTCCTTAAGGAGGGCCTGGCCGAGCACGGCCGCCAACTCGCGGTCGAGCCCGTCTATGGCGACTTCCGGGCCGGCGACGTCCGCCACAGCGAGGCCGACATCGCCAAGGCGCGCAATCTCCTCGGCTACCAGCCGACCCACGACATTGCCGCGGGGCTCGGCGAAGCCATGCCCTGGTATCTGCAACAAAGGGCGGGTCCCAGCGATTGA